The genomic segment TCAGACACCCAGTAGATGATGCGGTCGTACGTGGTGTTGGTGCTGCCGGCAGTGAGTTCGAGCACGTGGCTGGTCTCGCCCTTGTAGCTGTCACGGCGCAGATAGGTCGCCACGTAGTCGCGGGCGTAGCCGGTCGAGGCGATGTCGCCCAGCGACGCCTGGCCCGAGAGGCGCTGCCGCGGCGGAATCGCCACCGGCTTCTTCATCGTGGGACGATAGATCCACATATTGCGCTGCACCTGCAACAGACGCAGACCTTTCGTTCGCAGCGGTTCAATGATTTCCGCAGTGCTGGACCCGTCGCGGGCCGCCTTCACACGCATCAGCACTTCCGCGTCCTCCTCGACTTCGCCGGGCGACTTCTCGTTGCGCACGTGGACCAGGAAAACGACCCCAGGCATGCCGCTGCCGCGCGCACGGTCCGACTGGGCCAGCAGCGTCTGCGCGTCGGGCGCTGCTGGCGCTGAGCTGGGCCAGCCGGCCACCATGCCACCGACCCCGGTGGCCAACCAATATCTGCGAGACAGCAACAACACCATGGATATCCCTCATTCATCTGAATGAATTTTTCGCAATCTTCCGTGAAACCGACCGATAACTTAAGCCCACTAAGGAACCGCTGATGCAAGTCTTTTTTGACAATCACCTTGCATAATATAATACTGTAACATTATCAAAAAGGCGTAATACTGATCGTCGCCGCAGATGTAGCCCCCGCTGCAAAGTCCTTGAGGAGAAAACCCCATGAACATTTTTCCGGCCAGCCTCGCGGCGCGCGGCGAGGTCATGCCCGTGCGCGACAGCCGCGGGGCCGTGCGCTTCGCGCGTACGGGCGGCCTGCCCTTCTCGCCCCGGGTCAAGGTCGCCGCCACCTGCCGGCTCGATGCCGACCACCACGACCGCCGCATCGCGAACGAAGTCCTCGAGAGCCTGTTCTATTTTTCCAAGCGCAGTGCCGAAGCTGCCAGATCCGAGGAGGACCGATGAAGACCGCTGAGACCTGCGATGGAGCGATG from the Verminephrobacter eiseniae EF01-2 genome contains:
- a CDS encoding outer membrane lipoprotein-sorting protein; its protein translation is MVLLLSRRYWLATGVGGMVAGWPSSAPAAPDAQTLLAQSDRARGSGMPGVVFLVHVRNEKSPGEVEEDAEVLMRVKAARDGSSTAEIIEPLRTKGLRLLQVQRNMWIYRPTMKKPVAIPPRQRLSGQASLGDIASTGYARDYVATYLRRDSYKGETSHVLELTAGSTNTTYDRIIYWVSERTGHGIRADFLSVSGKPAKYADFRYEQKVSYEDRVIPFMSHMVIHDALTTDVTTPRSPIAAFRARPCTPPNSASGASIETAGWKTGRPRGALAVSLRGPGANPDAGLGRDHERRDLDARPASSPQYESAVQSAQPRD